One Raphanus sativus cultivar WK10039 unplaced genomic scaffold, ASM80110v3 Scaffold3719, whole genome shotgun sequence genomic window carries:
- the LOC130506846 gene encoding pantothenate kinase 2-like gives MAGPGDDDEQHDPILDGKREAEARSLACVSGGGSGERDMAPSAPGPSIHRSGSRPQLDLSKAEIQGNFEERDPTILLPNQSDDISHLALDIGGSLIKLLYFSRRHEEDYSNDDDKRKRTIKERLGIITSGNLRSYPVLGGRLHFVKFETHKINECLDFIHSKQLHRRDPYPWSSKTLPLGTGVIKVTGGGAYKFADLFKERLGVSIEKEDEMHCLVSGANFLLKAIRHEAFTHMEAEKEFVQIDPNDLYPYLLVNVGSGVSIIKVDGEGKFERVSGTNVGGGTYWGLGKLLTKCKSFDELLELSQKGDNSTIDMLVGDIYGGMDYSKIGLSASTIASSFGKAISENKELEDYRPEDISLSLLRMISYNIGQISYLNALRFGLKRIFFGGFFIRGHAYTMDTISFAVHFWSKGEMQAMFLRHEGFLGAMGAFMSYEKHGLDDLMSHQLVERFPMGAPYTGGNIHGPPLGDLNEKISWMEKFVRRGTEITAPVPMTPSKTTGLGGFDVPSSRGSPLRSDASALNVGVLHLVPTLEVFPLLADPKTYEPNTIDLSDQGEREYWLKVLSEHLPDLVDTAVASEGGTEDAKRRGDAFSRAFSAHLARLMEEPAAYGKLGLANLLELREECLREFQFVDAYSSIKQRY, from the exons atggcggGTCCAGGAGATGATGATGAGCAGCATGATCCAATTCTTGACGGTAAAAGAGAAGCTGAAGCAAGATCTCTGGCCTGTGTTTCTGGTGGTGGTAGTGGTGAGAGAGATATGGCTCCTTCTGCTCCTGGGCCTTCTATTCACAGATCCGGCTCTAGGCCACAGCTTGATCTGAGCAAAGCTGAAATTCAGGGCAATTTCGAGGAGAGAGATCCCACCATTCTATTGCCTAATCAGTCTGATGATATCTCTCATTTGGCACTTGATATTGGTG GATCTCTGATAAAGTTGCTGTATTTCTCACGTCGGCACGAGGAGGACTACTCAAACGATGATGATAAGCGGAAGAGGACCATCAAGGAGAGGTTGGGTATAATAACCAGTGGCAACCTCAGAAGCTATCCTGTTCTTGGTGGTAGACTTCACTTCGTCAAGTTTGAGACGCACAAAATAAATGAGTGCTTGGATTTTATCCATTCTAAGCAGCTTCATCGCCGAG ATCCTTATCCTTGGAGTTCGAAGACCCTTCCTTTGGGGACTGGTGTTATTAAG GTTACAGGTGGTGGGGCCTATAAATTTGCAGACTTGTTCAAGGAACGGCTGGGCGTTAGTattgaaaaagaagatgaaatgcATTGCCTTGTTTCTGGTGCAAATTTTTTGCTCAAG GCTATTCGACACGAGGCCTTCACGCACATGGAGGCTGAGAAAGAATTTGTACAGATAGATCCCAATGACTTGTACCCCTATCTTCTTGTTAACGTTGGATCTGGTGTCAGCATAATCAAG GTTGATGGGGAAGGAAAGTTTGAACGTGTGAGTGGGACAAATGTTGGTGGTGGTACCTATTGGGGCTTAGGAAAACTTCTAACCAAGTGCAAGAG TTTCGATGAACTGCTAGAACTCAGCCAAAAGGGAGACAATAGTACCATTGACATGCTTGTTGGTGATATATACGGTGGCATGGATTACTCCAAG ATTGGCCTCTCTGCTTCAACAATAGCTTCTAGTTTTGGCAAGGCCATATCTGAAAACAAGGAGCTGGAAGATTACAGACCTGAAGATATCTCCTTGTCTCTTTTGCGGATGATCTCATACAACATTGGACAG ATATCATACTTGAACGCCCTTCGCTTTGGGTTGAAGAGAATATTTTTTGGAGGATTTTTCATAAGGGGTCATGCTTATACCATGGACACAATCTCGTTTGCTGTACATTTCTG GTCGAAAGGTGAGATGCAAGCTATGTTCTTGAGGCATGAAGGCTTTCTTGGTGCTATGGGCGCGTTCATGAGCTATGAGAAGCACGGATTGGATGATTTAATGTCACATCAGTTGGTGGAGAGGTTCCCAATGGGTGCACCATACACTGGAGGAAATATCCATGGACCACCACTCGGTGACCTGAACGAGAAG ATTTCGTGGATGGAGAAGTTTGTGCGTAGAGGAACTGAAATAACTGCGCCTGTACCGATGACTCCATCGAAAACAACTGGTCTTGGAGGGTTTGATGTTCCTTCATCAAGAGGTAGTCCTCTAAGATCTGACGCCAGTGCTTTAAATGTTGGCGTTCTCCATCTTGTTCCCACGCTAGAGGTGTTCCCTTTGCTGGCTGACCCCAAAAC GTATGAGCCTAACACGATTGACTTATCAGACCAAGGCGAAAGAGA GTACTGGCTCAAAGTGTTGTCTGAGCATTTGCCAGACCTCGTTGATACG GCTGTGGCTAGTGAAGGAGGAACTGAAGATGCGAAAAGGCGTGGTGATGCTTTTTCTCGTGCTTTTTCTGCTCATTTGGCAAG ATTGATGGAAGAGCCAGCTGCATATGGAAAGCTGGGGCTAGCAAATCTCCTGGAACTTAGGGAAGAATGCTTAAGGGAATTCCAGTTTGTTGATGCCTATAGTAGCATCAAGCAAAGGTATTAA